The following nucleotide sequence is from Hydrogenispora ethanolica.
AATTCGCTCGTTTGCCCAATTATATTGAGCTTTATCCGACGAATCCTCTTCCAAAATCCAAAGCTCGCTCCTTCTCCCTTGAGGAGGCGAGGGTTCTCACAAATTTTCCGTCGCAAAATCCTGCCGTACCCCAGTTCCGTCCTCCATCCCGGCCCTGCTAATATATCAGTCGATCATCCCTCATGTAAGGTATGGTCTTTCGTCCAACTAGGATATTCTTCATCCTTGTAAGGGATGTCATGATCCGTGTTAGGGATGCCTCGATCCTTTCAAAGGATCTTTCGATCCTTGTAAGGTATCCCTCCGTCCGTGTAAGGGATGGTCTTCATCCTTGTAAGGGATCCGGTGATCCTTTCATAGGATCTTCGGATCCTTTCTTCCCGAAACGTCATCCTAACTTCCCGGAGCCTTCGGGAACCATCCCCAAGGTTCCGGGATAAAGGACCAAACCTTCGGGAAGCTTCCCCAAACCTCCGGGAAAGAAGACGGAGGCTTCGGGAAGCATCTACAAGCCTTGAGAAAGCTTCCCCAAGGTTTGGGGAAGCTTCCCGGGTTCCCATCCCTGACATTCAACCGCATATTCCGGCTCTACCGGTTGGGTTTGACTACGAAAAAAGGAGAAGAAAGGTTTTTTACAGCTCTTCTAAAACCACCGGTACACGAACGGGCTCATAAATCGACTGCAACCAACGGATGGTATTAGGAATGCCCTCTTCCAACGGAATGCGGGGTGAATGTCCTAGTTCGGTGACTGCTTTGGTGATATCCGGACGTTTATTCACCGTATTATGGGTGTCTTCGGGTAAAATTTGAACGAGATCACGGCTGGCTCCCGTATATTGTAATACGAGTTCCGCCAGTTCTTCAACGCTCCGATACTCGTTTCCGCCGATGTTATAGACCCGTCCTGGCATAAACCGGTCAACGATGTTGGCGAGGGTTGGAATCAAGTCGTCAATATACATAAACACCCGGTGATAGTTTTTATAAACCTGAAATGGTTGATTATGCAAAGCGCGATAGCAAAAGAGGCAGACCACGCTGCGGTACGGGTGATATAATTCTCCCGGCCCATATGCGTTGAAGAGTCTCACCCGGATGGTGCTGGTATGGAATTTTTTTTGAAAATTAACGATTTGGAGTTCGTTTACCCATTTTGAGATGGCGTAATCATTATGTTGGAACAATGGTAATGTTTCCGGCAGCTCTTCATTGAGATACAAATTGCCTGGTTCACCGTAAATTTCAGAGGAACTGGTGAATATCAGCTTGAATCCCAGTCGTTGTTGAAATTCAAGAATATTGCGGGTTCCAATGACATTGGTCTTCCAGACTTGCTCATAATATTCTTCGCCGTTAATTCTGCCAAATTCAGCGGCTAAATGATAAACATAGTCATAATTCTGTTTGAATACCCTTTCCAGTTGGCGGTATTCGCTGATGTCAGCCCGGATGTAATTTGCCTCATTACAGTGTTGAAGATCTACCTGCCATACATCGTGGCCCCGCTTTATCAGCTCTTTCGTCAACGGTGTTCCGATCGTTCCTCGGCTTCCGGTAATCAAAATCTTAGCCATCGTCCTTCTCTCCTCCTTCAACAGTTAACCCCGAAAATAAATAAGGACCCAGACATATTATCCTATGAGGCATGCGATGATTTCGCCATGGTAGGGCAAAAAAAAGAGGTTAACCAGAGAGATTAACCTCTATATCTTGTTTATACCAGCTGAACGTCGGTTACGACTTCCACGGGCACTGGATTTGGATTCCCGCTCCCTACGACAATTAAGGGTATCACTTGTTTCGTTACATTGCCGATGCCTGGACCGCTGACATCCGTCACTACATCGATTTCTTGAGTCACAGTGCCACCGCCGGAGACCAGGACGTTCGCGATGACCCGCAACTTCGTTTGGACGATTCCCGGTCCGCTCACATTGGTGACCACCGTAAATTGCTGTGGACTTTGAGTGGTTGATTCTACAACGGCTTCAAGCACGATCAGTTGATTCGCCGCAGAACCGGAATTCACCAGCTTAAAGGAGATATCTTCGATGTTGACCGTAACTCGGATGACCTGATCTTGCGAGATCCCCGGGATACTGACCAGGATTGAGAAAGGAATCTGTTCGGAAATGCTCCGTACTACATTGTCGGCATTGACGAAAACCACGGTTTTGTCGACGATCCCTTCCACCAGAACACCGTCGGGAATGACTTGGGCCGAAAGATTGGTAACGTTTGCGATGATCTCTTTTATTTTAATCGCAGCTTCCGGTAGTTCAACCAGAACATTGGTGACGATCTGTCCTGGAATGACAATCGTTTCGGTGCTGATTGTGACGGGACTGACCGGGGTCACCGGAGTCACCGGCGTAATCGGTGAGACGGGTGTAATCGCTTCCTCGGCAACTACCAAAACCTGGGTGGTATTCTCCCCGATTACTTGCTCCAACTTGAAGAGGGGACCCGTACCGATTACTAAATTCAACTGTACTTCTCTGGTTACTACAGCCTGTATTGCAATGATTACTTTCTGTCTTAACTGGGTTGTAGTAAGCAACTCAAAGAAGACCGCTTCGATCTCCGTGGTCAGGTGAACCGAATCAGAGGATGTAGCGCCAAGGATATCCAGGAAGACGGAAAACGGAACGTCTTCAGCCTGATGGTATTCAATATTATCTGTCCCAATGAAAAAGATCTGTTTGTGGATTATCCCTTGGACGATAACCTTATCTTTGATGACGTGGGTCTCCAGATCGCAGAGCTTGGAAACGATCTCCCGGATCTTCAACGCCGGTTTGAACAGAGTTAGCGTGGTGTCGCTTAGATCCTGAACCCGGTTTTCGCCGACGAACTCTTCGACTTTGAAGAGCGGGCCGTCTCCCAGCAATACCGGGAGCGTAATGTTCTCCGTCACTTTGACAAAGAACTCCAGGACCGCTTTTTGCCTCAAGAGGGTTGGAGTAATCAGTTCGAAGAAGATTCCTTCGATGGTTGAATGGACTTGCACATCCATTCCCGGGGTTACGCCTGGGACATCGACAAACAAGCTGAATGGTAAGTCTTCTCCCTGATGGCGGCCCAAGTTGGCGGTGTCCACAAAGAAGATCTGCTTGTGAAGAATCCCTTGAATAATGACCTTGTCTTTGATGATTTCTGTCTCAAGATTGCAGATTTTTCCGACAATCTCATCGACTTTAATCGCCGGGGCGCCCAGTGTTATGTCGGCTTCGACCAATGTCTGGTTTGTATTCTCCCCGACCACCTGCTTCACAAAGAGTAATGGCCCATCTCCGGTTTGCAGGTTAGCTTGGACTGTCTCGGTAACCTTGACGAATACCTGGATGATTATTTTTTTGGTCACCGATAAACCGTTCGGAGCCAGCTCGGTGATGATCTCCTCGATAACCGCCGACACATCGGCGTTCATGCAAGGCTGGGCGCCGGGAACGTCAATAAACGTACTGAAGTGGTCATCGCCGGCTAAATGATGGACAATGCCGTCCGTGCCGACAAAGAATAATTGTTCGTGGACGATCCCTTGGACGATAACTTTGTTTGAGATAATTTCGGTTGTCAAATCACAGATTTTACCTACTACGTTTCGAATCTTTATCGCGCTTAAAGGCAGATTCACCGTTTGGGCCAGTTGGACCTGGTGCAGCGCCTGCAGAGATTCAACCGCTGCCGGTGCATTGGTATTGGTCACCACGTTTGCCGACGTTGGTTGAACCGTAACTGTTCCGCCTTGCATATTTTTTACCGCTGGTTCGTCCTGATCTTCGGATTGGAGTGACTGACTTTGATCAGTTGCCTCTTCGCTTGTTTCGCTTGAAGTACTGGCTGTCTGTTGGGAACGTGCTGCTGTCTTCTCTTTGGAAAGAAATTGTACCTTTATCTTACTGACCTCAACCGGACCTAACGGCCGAGGATCAAGAGCGATATCTGGAATTTTGCCGACCTCAATCTGACCCATGGATTGAGGCTCCAAGTCTGTATCTATTTTTTTCTCTGCCTGAGAGACGGTTAACTGTTCAGCGGTTGCTTGAGTTTTCTTCTTTTTCTTGGAAGGCTTTTTTTTCTTTTTTGTCTCTTCTGCCTTTTTGGGGGGTTGCGGCTGGGTAAGCTCTTCTTTGGTTTCTTCGGCTTTTGCTATCGTTTTTTTACTCTTTTTACTGGACTTTGTTTTTTTAGTCTCCTTTTTCAAACTAACGTCGTTTTTAAGGTCATCCGTTTCCACTTGATTACCTCCTTTCGTGACTTCGGCTGTTGGGGCCGAATATTTGAAAGGTTTCAAATTCTAATTCATTATATGCAAATGTCCAAGTGTGTGCTATCCGGTAAAGAAAAACCGCGGCACTAATGCCGCGGTCCTATATGCCATATAAAATATTGGATATTTGCTCAATCGACCAGGATCTCGGTAATCATTTCACCGAAGGGGCCGCCCTTGACGATCCCAACTCCGATTCGGGTAAAACGGGGATTCAATAGATTGCCGCGATGAGAGGAACTGGACATCAGCCGGGCGTGCGCTTTCCGATAATTCGGAGCGCCGGTCAGGTTTTCGGCGACCGCCTGATAAACATAACCCGCTCGTTTCAATTGATCATATACGGTACCCAGTCGTTCGGAAATATGGCCGAAATAGTTTTCGCTGACCATATCCCGGCTCTTGGCTTGAGCCAACTTCACCAAAATCGGATCAATCTCCAGTTCCGGCAAACCAGTGTGCGATCTTTCCTGGTTAATCAGAAGAACCAGTTCTTGCTCCTCACGGGTTAAAACTGACACTTCATGAAAACTGGTTACCCTCTTTCCGGATGAAGCCGCCAAACTCGAAGCTGGTGGAGAACCTTGGGTGGTAGATTTCGGGCTTGGATCGTTGGTACGTACCAAAACTGCTGTTTGTGCTCGAACGATGGATGAGTAAGTGAGTACGAATGTGAGTGCGATGAATGCTGGATAAATAAGCGT
It contains:
- a CDS encoding NAD-dependent epimerase/dehydratase family protein, which codes for MAKILITGSRGTIGTPLTKELIKRGHDVWQVDLQHCNEANYIRADISEYRQLERVFKQNYDYVYHLAAEFGRINGEEYYEQVWKTNVIGTRNILEFQQRLGFKLIFTSSSEIYGEPGNLYLNEELPETLPLFQHNDYAISKWVNELQIVNFQKKFHTSTIRVRLFNAYGPGELYHPYRSVVCLFCYRALHNQPFQVYKNYHRVFMYIDDLIPTLANIVDRFMPGRVYNIGGNEYRSVEELAELVLQYTGASRDLVQILPEDTHNTVNKRPDITKAVTELGHSPRIPLEEGIPNTIRWLQSIYEPVRVPVVLEEL
- a CDS encoding CAP domain-containing protein, coding for MSQPNTAKSLKPTTLIYPAFIALTFVLTYSSIVRAQTAVLVRTNDPSPKSTTQGSPPASSLAASSGKRVTSFHEVSVLTREEQELVLLINQERSHTGLPELEIDPILVKLAQAKSRDMVSENYFGHISERLGTVYDQLKRAGYVYQAVAENLTGAPNYRKAHARLMSSSSHRGNLLNPRFTRIGVGIVKGGPFGEMITEILVD
- a CDS encoding DUF3794 domain-containing protein, whose amino-acid sequence is METDDLKNDVSLKKETKKTKSSKKSKKTIAKAEETKEELTQPQPPKKAEETKKKKKPSKKKKKTQATAEQLTVSQAEKKIDTDLEPQSMGQIEVGKIPDIALDPRPLGPVEVSKIKVQFLSKEKTAARSQQTASTSSETSEEATDQSQSLQSEDQDEPAVKNMQGGTVTVQPTSANVVTNTNAPAAVESLQALHQVQLAQTVNLPLSAIKIRNVVGKICDLTTEIISNKVIVQGIVHEQLFFVGTDGIVHHLAGDDHFSTFIDVPGAQPCMNADVSAVIEEIITELAPNGLSVTKKIIIQVFVKVTETVQANLQTGDGPLLFVKQVVGENTNQTLVEADITLGAPAIKVDEIVGKICNLETEIIKDKVIIQGILHKQIFFVDTANLGRHQGEDLPFSLFVDVPGVTPGMDVQVHSTIEGIFFELITPTLLRQKAVLEFFVKVTENITLPVLLGDGPLFKVEEFVGENRVQDLSDTTLTLFKPALKIREIVSKLCDLETHVIKDKVIVQGIIHKQIFFIGTDNIEYHQAEDVPFSVFLDILGATSSDSVHLTTEIEAVFFELLTTTQLRQKVIIAIQAVVTREVQLNLVIGTGPLFKLEQVIGENTTQVLVVAEEAITPVSPITPVTPVTPVSPVTISTETIVIPGQIVTNVLVELPEAAIKIKEIIANVTNLSAQVIPDGVLVEGIVDKTVVFVNADNVVRSISEQIPFSILVSIPGISQDQVIRVTVNIEDISFKLVNSGSAANQLIVLEAVVESTTQSPQQFTVVTNVSGPGIVQTKLRVIANVLVSGGGTVTQEIDVVTDVSGPGIGNVTKQVIPLIVVGSGNPNPVPVEVVTDVQLV